TCGAAAATCAGTGCCCTGGCAATGGCGCCGCCGAATCCTGCCGTTGCGCCGCCAACTATGAAAAGCCTGTCTTTAAGTTGAAGATCCATGGTTTTCTCTTTGAGTAGGTTTGATATGGTTATGATTTTTATAAAAGTTCTCCTTCAACTGAAAAATCAGTTGAAGAGTTAATTTTTAGATTCATGAACTGCCCGATCAGTGTTTCATCATCCGTCCTGAACCGGCAAACAATTTTGCCCTCTGTCAATGCCGAAAGATAACCCTCTTTCCGGTCATGACCCGTAACGAGTACTTTATGGGTGTTGCCGATCATCCGTTTATTATGGGCAGCCGAATGTTTCCGCAGGTCGTTGCTCAACCGGTGGTAACGTTCCTTTTTAACCTCTTTGGGAACATCGTCAA
This sequence is a window from Bacteroidales bacterium. Protein-coding genes within it:
- a CDS encoding TRAM domain-containing protein, with the protein product IVGFTGETDEQFENTRKIMDEFSYNMAYIAQYSQRPGAASSRWIDDVPKEVKKERYHRLSNDLRKHSAAHNKRMIGNTHKVLVTGHDRKEGYLSALTEGKIVCRFRTDDETLIGQFMNLKINSSTDFSVEGELL